The genomic DNA CAAGTCAATTATGGGCAGATATAAACGCTCCATTTCCTACTTTTAACGATAATTTACAGGATTAAATCCAGAGCATTGCTTTCCGCCGCTACGCCAGATTTGAATGCAGCGAGCAAACCCTCATATCGGTTACGAAATCTGCTTAAAGTTGTATTCTGGGAACATATCGGTTGAGCGTGGCACAAAAATCAGCTAAAACCTGGGTTAATCTAGTGCAATACACTCTCATCAAACCGTCAGCTTCCCAGAAGGCGAATTATGCTTTCCTCAGCTCTGCCGCCCAATTTTGCAGGACAGCGCATTCTAGCCACCATCGTCTTCACAGATGTGGTGAACTTTAGTGCGCGGATGGTACTCGACGAAGAGCATACCCTCAATTTAATCGACCGGGACTTCCGGCTGATGAGACAGCTGTGCCGAGAATACGAAGGCCAGGTGATGAAAACCTTGGGTGATGGAATGCTGATGTACTTTGCCAGCGCCGTCCAAGCCGTTACCTGCGCTGTAGAAATTCAGAAAGAACTTCAGAAAGCTGCTTGCAATTTGCATCCAATTGATGTATTGAACCATCGCATTGGCATTCATTTGGGAGATGTATTTTTCCGGGAAGCAGATGTTTTGGGAAATGGAGTTAATATTGCAGCTCGGCTACAAAACGAGGCGGAACCGGGGGGTATTTGTATATCGCAAACTGTTTACGATGTCGTCAAAAATTATATCCAGATGGCGGCCATTTACTGGGGGCCGAGAAAGTTAAAGGGAATTAATGATGCGATACCACTTTACCAAATTCGCACGACGGCGAATATCAGAGTTTTGCTTTCGCACTGCGAACAAGAACCGGAACTTAGCCTCGCTATGCAGATTTATGGGGAATTAAAAGCGGCTGGACACGAAATATTTCTGGCTGGAGAGACGCTTAGCTTGCTAGAAGAAACAGGCAGACATTCTCGCTATAATTTAAAGCAGGGTGATTGTTGGCTACTGTTACATTTAGAAGAAGAATTAAGGCGAAGCGATTATTTATTGCTGCTCCTATCCGAGAAATCTGCAACGAGCGAGTTGATTGCAGAAAAAGTACGTCGAGCTAGAGAATTACGCAATTATCGTCCCGACAACAAACCAGCTATTCTGCCAATTCGGGTAGGTTGTTCTGTTAATTGGATGCCCAGTTACGATTTATATTCTTACCTACAACCATTTCATCAGCAAGATTGGCGATCGCCTGACGATACTCCTATTGTTTTGCAAGAAGTTTTAAGCTTTTTATCGGAAGGAAAACCAACAGAGATTGATGTTTTTACAGAGCAATTACCTCCACCAAACTGGCCAGATTTATCGGCACTTGAAAACTCTCAATTACCGCCTGTACCCGTAGCTGCTCCGGAATTACCAGAAGGTTCCGTAGCTCTCGATTCTGCTTTTTATGTAGAGCGTCCTCCCATCGAAGATCGCTGTTACGAAACAATTTTGCAGCCGGGAGCGTTAATCCGAATTAAAGCTCCCAGACAAATGGGTAAAACATCGTTAATGGCGAGAATTCTAAATAACAGCGCTCAAAAAGGCTACCGAGTAGTTTCTTTGAGCTTTCAACTTGCAGATAATGCCATTTTTGAAGATTTGGCTAAATTTTTGCGGTGGTTTTGCTTAAATGTGGGTC from Aerosakkonema funiforme FACHB-1375 includes the following:
- a CDS encoding AAA-like domain-containing protein — translated: MLSSALPPNFAGQRILATIVFTDVVNFSARMVLDEEHTLNLIDRDFRLMRQLCREYEGQVMKTLGDGMLMYFASAVQAVTCAVEIQKELQKAACNLHPIDVLNHRIGIHLGDVFFREADVLGNGVNIAARLQNEAEPGGICISQTVYDVVKNYIQMAAIYWGPRKLKGINDAIPLYQIRTTANIRVLLSHCEQEPELSLAMQIYGELKAAGHEIFLAGETLSLLEETGRHSRYNLKQGDCWLLLHLEEELRRSDYLLLLLSEKSATSELIAEKVRRARELRNYRPDNKPAILPIRVGCSVNWMPSYDLYSYLQPFHQQDWRSPDDTPIVLQEVLSFLSEGKPTEIDVFTEQLPPPNWPDLSALENSQLPPVPVAAPELPEGSVALDSAFYVERPPIEDRCYETILQPGALIRIKAPRQMGKTSLMARILNNSAQKGYRVVSLSFQLADNAIFEDLAKFLRWFCLNVGRGLQLPNKLAEYWDEEFGSKISCKDYFENYLLTNLTSPLVLGLDEVDRIFQYPQIADEFFSLLRAWHEEAKFREIWKNFRMVVVHSTEVYIPLNVNQSPFNVGLPIELPEFNRPQVYELVQRHGLNWNFSQVEQLMAMVGGHPYLVRLALYHLARHDMTLSQLLETAATEAGLYGDHLRRHLWILGQHPELAAAMKEMVVKDGPMQLESMQAFKLHGLGLVHLQGNESTPRCNLYRQYFRDRLS